The DNA window CCTGGTTCACGTTTTCATACTCGCCGATGCGCGACGAGGCCGGCGACGTGGCCGGCGTGTTCTGCGCCTGCACGGAGACCACCGAGCAGGTCCTGGCAGAGCGCCACCGCGCCGAGGAAATCGGGCGCATGCGGCTGCTGTTCCAGCAGGCGCCCGGCATTCTCGCGGTGGTGCTCAGTCCGGAGCATGTGTTCGAGATCGCCAACGATGCCTACCTGCGCCTGGTCGGGCGCGATGACATCGTCGGCAGGGCGGTGGCCGAGGTGCTGCCGGAAGTGCGCGACCAGGGATTCATCGCGCTGCTGGACGAGGTGTACCGCACCGGCGAGCCCCATGTCGGCCACGAGATGCCGGTATTGCTGCGCCGCGGTCCGGAGTCCGAGCTGGAGGAGCGCTTCGTCAATTTCATCTACCAGCCGATCCGCGACCATCGCGGCGCCGTGTACGGCATCTTCGTCGAAGGCAGCGACGTGACCGAGGCCGTGCTGGCCATGCGTGCGCTGCAGGAAGCCAATGCACGCAAGGATGAATTCCTGGCGATGCTGGCGCACGAACTGCGCAATCCGCTGGCCCCGATTGCCGCCGCGGCCGAACTGCTGCGGCTGGGCACCCCGGATGCGGCACGGATCCAGAAGACCAGTGCTGTCATCACGCGGCAGGTCGAGCACATGACGAAGCTGGTCGATGACTTGCTGGACGTGTCGCGCGTGACGCGCGGCCTGGTCACGCTGCGGCGCGAAACGCTCGACTTCAACGGCGTGGTCGGCGAGGCCGTCGAACAGGCCGCCGCGCTGATGCACGCCAAGCGGCACCGGGTAACCGTCGAGCTGCCGGACGAGCGCCTGTGGGTCAACGGCGACCGCACGCGCCTGATCCAGGTGGTGTCGAACCTGCTCAACAACGCGGCGCGCTACACGCCCGATGGCGGCAGCGTGACCGTGCGGGTAACGGCGGACGAGCGCAATGTGCACGCCACCGTCGAGGACAACGGCATCGGCATGCTGCCCGGCCTGCTGCCGCACGTGTTCGACCTGTTCACGCAGGCCGAACGCTCGCCGGACCGGTCGCAGGGTGGCCTGGGCCTGGGGCTGGCGCTGGTCAAGACGCTCATCGAACTGCAGGGCGGCACCGTGCGCGCGCACAGCACGGGCGCGGGGCAGGGCAGCTGTTTCACGATCTGCCTGCCGCGCGTGACGCAGCCGATAGCGCTTGCGTCAGGCAGCGGTGAGGGCGAGGAAGCGCGCGGCGCCAGGCGGCGCCACCTGATGGTGGTGGACGACAATGCCGATGCGGCCCAGATGCTCGCGCTGCTGCTGGAAACGGCCGGGCACTCGGTGGCCGTGTGCGGCGATGCGGCGCAGGCGCTGCGCGCCGTGGTGGCCAGCCCGCCGGCGCTGCTGTTCGTCGATATCGGCTTGCCGGGCATGGATGGCTATGCACTGGTGCGCCGCCTGCGGCAACTGCCTGAAACGGCCGGGGCCCGCATCGTGGCCATCACCGGATACGGCACGCCGCAAGACCGGGAGCGTGCGCTGGAAGCGGGCTTCGACGAGCACCTCGTCAAGCCGGTGAACCCCAAGGCGCTGTACGGGATCCTGGCGCGGCTGTCCGCGCACTAGTGGGTTCAGGCAAAAACAGGTCAGCCGGGCATGTGCAGGCCGCCGAGCTTACCGCCGTGGAACACGAGCGGCTCGCGCGGATGGACTTCGCAATGCTCCACTTCACCGACGAAGATCACGTGGTCGCCTTCCGGGTAGCGGCTGCGGTTGTGGCACTCGAACCAGGCCGTGCAACCCTTCAGTACCGGATGGCCGGTGCGCGACAGCTCGAACTCGACCTGGCCGAACGGATCCTCGGTACGCGTGGAAAACAGCCTGGCCAGATGCGCCTGGTCGGCCGCCAGGATATTGATCACGTAATGCGAATTGCCCGAAAAGACAGGCATGCTGGACGCCTGCGACTTCAGGCTCCACAGCACCAGCGGCGGATCGAGCGACACCGAGTTGAACGAGCTCGCGGTGAGGCCGCGATAGGTGCCGTCCGCCAGCCGGGTGGTGATGACGGTGACGCCGGTGGCGAATTGCGACAGCGCCTGCCGGAAATGCCCGCTGTCGAAAGCGGGCGTGGCGGCGCGGGGGGAACTGGTATTCATGCGGGCATTATGCCAAAGTTTGCACGAGCCGAGCGCGGCACCGGAAAAACAGGACCCGACCGGAAATATTTCCGCTGGACGACACCGTTTTCTTGATTGCGTTACAGTAGGTCCAATGAATGACAGTGAGGATCGTATGGCGCAGACCGAGATCGCCGTGCTGGGCGGCGGGTGTTTCTGGTGCACGGAAGCCGTGTACCTCGAAGTGAAGGGTGTCACCAGGGTGGAGTCGGGCTACACGGGCGGCCAGCAGCCGGATCCGACCTATGAGCAGATCTGTACCGGCACGACCGGTCACGCGGAAGTGGTGCGCCTGGAATTCGATCCCGATGTGATCAGCTACCGCGATATCCTGGAAATCTTTTTCACGATCCACGATCCCACCACGCTGAACCGCCAGGGCAACGACGAGGGCACGCAGTACCGCTCGGTGATCTATTACCAGTCGCCGGAGCAGGAAGCCACCGCGCGCAAGGTAATGGCGGAAATGGCGCACGTGTGGGATGCGCCGATCGTGACGGAAATCTCGCCGGCACAGCCTTACTACAAGGCCGAGGACTATCACCAGAATTACTTTGCCCAGCATCCGCTGCAGAGCTATTGCGCGTTCATCGTGGCCCCGAAGGTCAGCAAGTTCCGCAAGATGTACAGCGCGCGCCTGAAGTAATCAGGTTCATTGCGCGGCCCGGGCCGGCCGCCGGCGATACGGCCGCGCCGTGGACATCAAGGCTGGAGACGTTCCTTCGTCCAGCTGCCGTCCGCCTGCAGCACATACACGATCCGGTCGTGGAAGCGCGAGGCGCGCCCCTGCCAGAACTCGACACGGTCGGGCACCAGGCGGTAGCCGCCCCAGTGTTCGGGCCGCAGCGGCTTGCCGCCGGCCGCCGGGCCATGGCGTTCTTCCACGGCCGCATAATTGGCTTCCATTTCGGCCCGGCCGCCGATCGGCGCGCTCTGGGCCGAAGCGATCGCGCCCAGTTGGCTCTTCAAGGGGCGGCTGTAGAAATAGGCATCGCTTTCCGCGGCCGACGTTTGTTCCACGCGCCCTTCGATGCGCACCTGCCGCTCCAGTTCGGGCCAGAAGAACAGCAGGGCGGCATGCGGGTTTTGCGCGAGCTGGCGGCCTTTCTGGCTGCCGTAGTTCGTGTACCAGGTAAAACCGCGCGCATCGAACTGCTTGACCAGGACGATGCGGGACGACGGCCTGCCATCGCCGCCCACCGTGGCCACGCTCATCGCGTTCGGCTCGTTGACCTGCGCCTTCATCGCCTCGTCGAACCACTTCGTGAACTGGGCCACCGGGCTGGCCAGCGTGTCTTCCTCGGACAGGCTGGCGCGCCCGTAATCCAGGCGCAGGTCGGCGAGGGCGATGCCGCCCACCGTGGTGCCAGCGCCAGCGCTGGCATCGCCGGCAGCCGCTTCCGGCGCGATACCGCGCCGTCGCCCCATCGCCTCGCCCAGCAGCGACATCTGGGCCGGGTTGAACAGGCGCTTTGCCATCGGCGCGATATGGCCTTCTTCCATCTCCATGTGCGCCGTGTACATCTGCACGAAGGTGTTCACCGCCTCGGTCGACAGGTCGCTGGCGGAGCCGTTGGCAACCTTGTCGAGCTGTCCATCGATGATGTGCCACGCGTCGTCCATCTGCTTGTGCTGCGCAAGGATTTCCGGGCGCAGGCGGCGCACCGTTTCCAGGTCGGCGCCGGTGGCCGTCGCGTCCAGCATCGGCAGCAGGTCCACTTCCTCGTCGGCATGGTGCAGGTGGGCGGCCGTGTTGAAATATTTCTGCACCGCCTGCGCCGCCTGTTGCGCCGCCGCGTCCGCCCCGTGTTGCGGCAAGTGTTCCAGCAGCTTTTGCAGCGTGGTCAGCTGCTTGCGGATCTTGTCGTGGCAATGCTTGAGCATGGCAATCGGCTGGTCGAAGCCGGGGGCGGGGGCGAGGAGGGAATCTGTCATGGCGGCATCCTGGAATCTTGTTCGACGGATTGTAGAATAATCCTTCGGGCCGTGTCCGTTAAAATGGCCGGATGAACGAGATTACCCCATCCCTGCAAGGCGCCGGCGAACACAAGGTCGACGAACACGACGTCGACTTCGACCGCCGCTTCGGCGGCATCGCCCGGCTATACGGTGCCGCGGCGCTGGAACGCTATCGCACCGCGCACGTCTGCGTGATCGGTGTCGGCGGCGTCGGCTCCTGGATCGTCGAGGCGCTGGCGCGCAGCGCGGTCGGCCGCCTCATGCTGATCGATCTGGACAACGTGGCCGAATCGAACATCAACCGGCAGATCCAGGCGCTGACCGATACGGTGGGCATGGCCAAGGTGACGGCGCTGCGCCAGCGCATCGCCCAGATCAACCCGTATTGCCAGGTGACCGAGATCGAGGATTTCGTCACGCCGGACAATCTCGACGAGATGATCGGCGGCCACGACTACGACTACGTGATCGATGCGATGGACAGCGCGCGCGCCAAGACGGCACTGGTGCACTACTGCCGCACGCGCGGTATCCGCCTGATCATGATCGGCAGCGCCGGCGGCAAGACGGACCCCACGAAGATCGAGGTGCGCGACCTGGCCAGGACCGAGCAGGAACCGCTGCTGAAGAAGGTGCGCCGGCGCCTGCGCAGCGAGTTCAACTACCCGCCGAACGGCAAGAACAAGCTGGGGGTGGATGCCGTGTTCTCGATGGAGCCGTTGAAATACCCGGAAACGGGCGACGTGTGCGAGGTCGATCCTGACGACGCGCCGCCCGCGAAGGCCGGCCTTACCGGCATCAACTGCGCGGGCTTCGGCTCGGCGGTGGTGGTGACGGCCACGTTCGGCATGGTGGCCGCGGGGCATGTGCTGATGAAGCTGGCGGAGGAAGTCGCGCCGCAATAACGGTGGAGAGCTGTCGTCGGACACGAATTCCGTGCAGGCGAGCGAAACCCGAAGGCAGATGCCGGGGTCAGACCCGACGGGTCTGACCCCAGGGTTGCGCCTTGGGTTCACGCAGGCTGTGCATTGCGCTCGACCGGCACATATCTGCCGTCCGGTAGCGACTCCACCAGCACGGTCTCGTCCACGTCCCACATCACGGAGACCGCCGGGGCCGCGGGCGGCGCCTGTTTCGCTTCCCGCGCCAGCGTGACGTGCGGCTTGAAGGAACCATGCGTGGCGGCAGAAAAGCCCGCCGCGGCAAGCTGCCGTACAAGGTCTTCATGCAGCGCCACCAGTTCGGCGGGCACGTGCGTCATGCCGGCCCACGCGATGCGCGGCCGCGTGAAATAGCCGTAGCAGTCGATGGCGAGCCGCAGTGGCGGCACGGCGAGCCGGTCGCGGATATCCAGCAGGGCCGGCACGGCATCGGCCGGCACGTGCCCGAGGAAGGCCAGTGTCAGGTGCAGCTTGGCGGGCGCCGTGAGCCGCCCGGCGACGGGCGCCTGCAGGGCGGCCAGCGCGGCGCGCGTGGCATCGTCCGGCCACAGCGCAAAGAAAAGCTTGCGCTGCGGCTGGGTGCCTGGCCCGTCATTTGGCTGTCCTTCAGGTTCATTTGCTATCATGTTGCCGCCTCAAAACCAGTACAGAAAGAAACCATGATGACCCGTCTGTCCGCTCCAGTGCTGTCCCTCCTGCTGTGCGCCACCGCGTTCGCGCACGCCCAGACCCCGGCCGCCGGCCAGGAAGCATCGGCCCAGCCCGCCCAGCCGGCCCAGCCAGCCGCCACGCAGGAAGCGCCCGCCGCCCAGGAAGCGCCGGCCGCACCCGTGGTGCCCGGCTCGGCCACGATCGGCCCCGCCGCCGAGCAGCTGATCGTCAACGACACCAAGGCCGGCACCGGCCGCGAAGCCGTGACCGGCGGCACGGTGTCCGTGCATTACACGGGCTGGCTGTACCGCCCGATGGCGAAGGGCCACAAGGGCCGCAAGTTCGACTCGTCGCGCGACCGCGGCGAACCGCTCGAATTCCGCCTCGGCGCCGGCCAGGTCATCAAGGGCTGGGAGCAGGGCGTGGCCGGCATGAAGATCGGCGGCAAGCGCACGCTGATCATACCGTCGAATCTCGCTTACGGCTCGCGCGCCATGCCAGGCATCCCGGCCAACTCGGCACTGATCTTCGACGTCGAACTGCTCGACGTGAAGTAAGCGGCGGCGTTACACTGGGCTCCCATTCATCCTGCGGAGACCCAGATGAACGTAGCGAACGATGTGACGGCGCTGATCGGCAATACGCCGCTGGTGCGCATAAATCGATTGACTCAAGGCGGATTGACCCAGGGTGGGCCCGCTCCCGCGCAGATCCTGGCCAAGCTGGAGTTCTACAATCCGGCCCACAGCGTGAAGGACCGCATCGGGCTGTCGATGATCATGGCGGCCGAACAGGCCGGCCTGATCAAGCCCGACACGATCATCCTCGAACCCACCAGCGGCAATACCGGCATCGCGCTCGCGATGGTGTGCGCGGCGCGCGGCTACAAGTGCACGCTGGTGATGCCCGAGACGATGAGCCGCGAACGGCGCACGCTGCTGCGCGCCTATGGCGCCGACCTGGTGCTCACGCCCGGCAGCGAAGGCATGGTGGGCGCCATCCGCCGCGCCGAGGAAATGGCGCAATCCGACAGCCGCTACCTGATGCCGCAGCAGTTCAACAACCCCGCCAATCCCGAGATCCACCGCCGCACCACCGCCGAGGAAATTTGGCGCGATACGGACGGCCGGGCCGATATCCTCGTGGCCGGCGTGGGCACCGGCGGCACGATCACCGGCGTGGGCGAGGTGCTCCGCGAGCGCAAGCCTTCGTTCCAGTGCATCGCCGTGGAACCGGAAGCGTCGCCGATCCTGTCGAAAGGCACGAAGGGGCCGCACCCGCTGCAGGGCATCGGCGCCGGCTTCGTGCCGGCCGTGCTGAACACGCATGTCTACAACGAAGTGGTCGCCGTGAAGAACGACGATGCGTTCGACTATGCGCGCCGGGCCGCGCGCGAGGAAGGGCTGCTGGTCGGGATCTCGGCCGGCGCCGCCTTGTGGGCGGCCGTGCAGGTGGCGCGCCGGCCGGAAAACGAGGGCAAGCTGATCGTGACGATCATCCCCTCGTTCGGCGAACGCTACCTGAGCACGCAGCTGTTCGCGGGGCTGGCCGATCAGTGATGGCAGGCATGGCGATCGCACGCCCGCTTCACGCGGCGTCGTCTCCCGCCATGTCGCCGGTTGCCGTTACTGGAGGTGGGCGTAGCAAACCCAGCGTCCATTCAAGGCAAGCGCCGTGCAGTTCTGGTACAAGCATTTTTCTCCCGTGAAGCCGCGGTGGGCAAGCACTGTCAGGAACATCCATTGCGCTTTCACTTCAGGAGATT is part of the Pseudoduganella lutea genome and encodes:
- a CDS encoding PAS domain-containing hybrid sensor histidine kinase/response regulator → MPRHRAAFLTEGGAVGALMRGHDWATSPLGPPERWPPALRTVVGLMLNSAFPMFAAWGPELAFLYNDAYVDVLGRKHPHALGKPFREVWADIWHDISPIVDKAMAGRASYHENLPLTMHRNGYDEETWFTFSYSPMRDEAGDVAGVFCACTETTEQVLAERHRAEEIGRMRLLFQQAPGILAVVLSPEHVFEIANDAYLRLVGRDDIVGRAVAEVLPEVRDQGFIALLDEVYRTGEPHVGHEMPVLLRRGPESELEERFVNFIYQPIRDHRGAVYGIFVEGSDVTEAVLAMRALQEANARKDEFLAMLAHELRNPLAPIAAAAELLRLGTPDAARIQKTSAVITRQVEHMTKLVDDLLDVSRVTRGLVTLRRETLDFNGVVGEAVEQAAALMHAKRHRVTVELPDERLWVNGDRTRLIQVVSNLLNNAARYTPDGGSVTVRVTADERNVHATVEDNGIGMLPGLLPHVFDLFTQAERSPDRSQGGLGLGLALVKTLIELQGGTVRAHSTGAGQGSCFTICLPRVTQPIALASGSGEGEEARGARRRHLMVVDDNADAAQMLALLLETAGHSVAVCGDAAQALRAVVASPPALLFVDIGLPGMDGYALVRRLRQLPETAGARIVAITGYGTPQDRERALEAGFDEHLVKPVNPKALYGILARLSAH
- a CDS encoding flavin reductase family protein, which gives rise to MNTSSPRAATPAFDSGHFRQALSQFATGVTVITTRLADGTYRGLTASSFNSVSLDPPLVLWSLKSQASSMPVFSGNSHYVINILAADQAHLARLFSTRTEDPFGQVEFELSRTGHPVLKGCTAWFECHNRSRYPEGDHVIFVGEVEHCEVHPREPLVFHGGKLGGLHMPG
- the msrA gene encoding peptide-methionine (S)-S-oxide reductase MsrA — its product is MNDSEDRMAQTEIAVLGGGCFWCTEAVYLEVKGVTRVESGYTGGQQPDPTYEQICTGTTGHAEVVRLEFDPDVISYRDILEIFFTIHDPTTLNRQGNDEGTQYRSVIYYQSPEQEATARKVMAEMAHVWDAPIVTEISPAQPYYKAEDYHQNYFAQHPLQSYCAFIVAPKVSKFRKMYSARLK
- the pdxH gene encoding pyridoxamine 5'-phosphate oxidase, encoding MTDSLLAPAPGFDQPIAMLKHCHDKIRKQLTTLQKLLEHLPQHGADAAAQQAAQAVQKYFNTAAHLHHADEEVDLLPMLDATATGADLETVRRLRPEILAQHKQMDDAWHIIDGQLDKVANGSASDLSTEAVNTFVQMYTAHMEMEEGHIAPMAKRLFNPAQMSLLGEAMGRRRGIAPEAAAGDASAGAGTTVGGIALADLRLDYGRASLSEEDTLASPVAQFTKWFDEAMKAQVNEPNAMSVATVGGDGRPSSRIVLVKQFDARGFTWYTNYGSQKGRQLAQNPHAALLFFWPELERQVRIEGRVEQTSAAESDAYFYSRPLKSQLGAIASAQSAPIGGRAEMEANYAAVEERHGPAAGGKPLRPEHWGGYRLVPDRVEFWQGRASRFHDRIVYVLQADGSWTKERLQP
- the tcdA gene encoding tRNA cyclic N6-threonylcarbamoyladenosine(37) synthase TcdA; protein product: MNEITPSLQGAGEHKVDEHDVDFDRRFGGIARLYGAAALERYRTAHVCVIGVGGVGSWIVEALARSAVGRLMLIDLDNVAESNINRQIQALTDTVGMAKVTALRQRIAQINPYCQVTEIEDFVTPDNLDEMIGGHDYDYVIDAMDSARAKTALVHYCRTRGIRLIMIGSAGGKTDPTKIEVRDLARTEQEPLLKKVRRRLRSEFNYPPNGKNKLGVDAVFSMEPLKYPETGDVCEVDPDDAPPAKAGLTGINCAGFGSAVVVTATFGMVAAGHVLMKLAEEVAPQ
- the thpR gene encoding RNA 2',3'-cyclic phosphodiesterase: MIANEPEGQPNDGPGTQPQRKLFFALWPDDATRAALAALQAPVAGRLTAPAKLHLTLAFLGHVPADAVPALLDIRDRLAVPPLRLAIDCYGYFTRPRIAWAGMTHVPAELVALHEDLVRQLAAAGFSAATHGSFKPHVTLAREAKQAPPAAPAVSVMWDVDETVLVESLPDGRYVPVERNAQPA
- a CDS encoding FKBP-type peptidyl-prolyl cis-trans isomerase, whose product is MMTRLSAPVLSLLLCATAFAHAQTPAAGQEASAQPAQPAQPAATQEAPAAQEAPAAPVVPGSATIGPAAEQLIVNDTKAGTGREAVTGGTVSVHYTGWLYRPMAKGHKGRKFDSSRDRGEPLEFRLGAGQVIKGWEQGVAGMKIGGKRTLIIPSNLAYGSRAMPGIPANSALIFDVELLDVK
- the cysK gene encoding cysteine synthase A, translating into MNVANDVTALIGNTPLVRINRLTQGGLTQGGPAPAQILAKLEFYNPAHSVKDRIGLSMIMAAEQAGLIKPDTIILEPTSGNTGIALAMVCAARGYKCTLVMPETMSRERRTLLRAYGADLVLTPGSEGMVGAIRRAEEMAQSDSRYLMPQQFNNPANPEIHRRTTAEEIWRDTDGRADILVAGVGTGGTITGVGEVLRERKPSFQCIAVEPEASPILSKGTKGPHPLQGIGAGFVPAVLNTHVYNEVVAVKNDDAFDYARRAAREEGLLVGISAGAALWAAVQVARRPENEGKLIVTIIPSFGERYLSTQLFAGLADQ